One Numida meleagris isolate 19003 breed g44 Domestic line chromosome 6, NumMel1.0, whole genome shotgun sequence genomic region harbors:
- the PRPF19 gene encoding pre-mRNA-processing factor 19, with translation MALICSISNEVPEHPCVSPVSNHVYERRLIEKYIAENGTDPVNNQPLSEEQLIDIKVAHPIRPKPPSATSIPAILKALQDEWDAVMLHSFTLRQQLQTTRQELSHALYQHDAACRVIARLTKEVTAAREALATLKPQAGLIVPQAVPSSQPNVAGAGESMDLGELAGMTPEIIQKLQDKATVLTTERKKRGKTVPEELVKPEELSKYRQVASHVGLHSASIPGILALDLCPSDTNKILTGGADKNVIVFDKSSEQILATLKGHSKKVTSVVFHPSQDLVFSASPDATIRIWSVPNASCVQVVRAHEGSVTGLSLHATGDYLLSSSDDQYWAFSDIQTGRVLTKVTDESSGCALTCAQFHPDGLIFGTGTMDSQIKIWDLKERTNVANFPGHSGPITSIAFSENGYYLATAADDSSVKLWDLRKLKNFKTLQLDNNFEVKSLIFDQSGTYLALGGTDVQIYICKQWTEILHFTEHSGLTTGVAFGHHAKFIASTGMDRSLKFYSL, from the exons ATGGCCCTCATCTGCTCCA TCTCCAACGAGGTCCCCGAGCACCCGTGCGTGTCGCCGGTGTCCAACCACGTGTACGAGCGGCGGCTGATCGAGAAATACATCGCGGAGAACGGCACCGACCCCGTCAACAACCAGCCGTTGTCCGAGGAGCAGCTCATCGATATCAAGG TCGCCCATCCCATCCGGCCCAAGCCGCCGTCGGCCACCAGCATCCCGGCCATCCTGAAGGCGCTGCAGGATGAGTGG GATGCCGTCATGCTGCACAGCTTCACGCTGCGCCAGCAGCTGCAGACCACGCGCCAGGAGCTGTCCCACGCGCTGTACCAGCACGATGCCGCCTGCCGCGTCATCGCCCGTCTCACCAAGGAGGTCACTGCTGCCAGAGAAG ctctggccaCGCTGAAACCGCAGGCCGGCCTCATCGTGCCCCAGGCGGTGCCGTCCTCACAGCCCAATGTGGCG GGAGCTGGCGAGTCCATGGACCTGGGTGAGCTTGCGGGTATGACCCCTGAGATTATCCAGAAG CTTCAAGACAAAGCCACTGTGCTGACCACAGAGCGCAAGAAG AGGGGCAAGACGGTGCCAGAGGAGCTGGTGAAGCCGGAGGAGCTCAGCAAGTACCGGCAGGTTGCCTCACACGTG GGGCTGCACAGCGCCAGCATCCCGGGGATCCTGGCCTTGGACCTCTGTCCTTCCGACACCAACAAGATCCTCACCG GCGGGGCTGATAAAAACGTCATCGTCTTTGACAAGAGCTCAGAGCAGATCCTGGCAACGCTCAAGGGCCACTCCAAGAAGGTCACCAGTGTCGTGTTCCACCCCTCGCAG GATTTGGTGTTCTCAGCTTCTCCGGATGCCACCATTCGGATCTGGTCTGTGCCCAACGCTTCCTGCGTGCAGGTTGTCCGTGCCCATGAGGGCTCCGTGACGGGGCTCAGCCTGCATGCCACGGGTGACTACCTTCTGAGCTCTTCTGATGACCAG TACTGGGCCTTCTCAGACATCCAGACAGGCCGTGTCCTCACCAAGGTGACAGATGAGAGCTCTGGCTGTG CTCTCACCTGTGCCCAGTTCCACCCCGATGGGCTCATTTTTGGAACGGGGACAATGGATTCTCAGATCAAGATCTGGGATCTGAAG GAACGCACCAACGTGGCCAACTTCCCGGGGCATTCTGGCCCCATCACCAGCATCGCCTTCTCTGAGAACGGCTACTACCTGGCCACGGCTGCAGACGACTCCTCCGTCAAGCTCTGGGATTTGCGTAAACTGAAGAACTTCAAGACATTGCAGCTGGACAATAACTTCGAG GTGAAGTCTCTCATCTTCGACCAGAGCGGCACCTACCTGGCACTGGGCGGCACAGACGTCCAGATCTACATCTGCAAGCAGTGGACAGAAATCCTCCACTTCAccg agcacagcggCCTCACCACGGGGGTGGCTTTTGGCCACCACGCCAAGTTCATCGCCTCGACGGGCATGGACCGCAGCCTCAAGTTCTACAGCCTGTAG
- the ZP1 gene encoding zona pellucida sperm-binding protein 1, whose product MGQPHRTLHAVLGAEMAWSCSLLLPLLLLLPSGLPSALALLRYRYDCGDFGMQLLAYPTHGRTVRFKVLDEFGTRFEVANCSICLHWLNAGEDGGLVFSAGYEGCHVLVKGGRYVLRVQLEEMLLGGVVAASYEVNMTCPRPAGYEVLRDENVHGHRQPDRGDGALTGHGVGALVPRPRPGLLQHLAHSALAVPRPHVPPRAPLEQGHPVAHAQPVLVHPELQHQPQPGVGHPRPPPQNQPGLIHAGGQTQMGLIHPGLQSQNQPGLVHAGGQIQPGVLRPALQSPNQHGLTRPGSETHAGVLRPGLQSQSQHGLAHPGGQTQPGVLRPGLQSLNQQGLTQPGGQIQQGVLRPGLQSPNQHGLVHSGGQIQQGVLRPGLQSQNQHGLVHPGGQIQPGVLRPGLQSPNQHGLTRPGGQTQHSVLRPGLQLQNQPGLVHAGGQTQAGLFHSGVQPPNQPSLVQPGLQPGLMHASTHTQAGFVRPGLQPQSHPGLHLSSLQSNAQGSLLRPSLQNQAGLLQHSQPRPGLLRPGLPPRPGFVSSGLQPQAHPGLLHPTALFYPSAGAGEPLTREQCQVAAGRLSCVSPPGRDACLQAGCCFDDTDRATPCYYGNTATVQCLPEGRFVLVVPRGLSAQPYNLDSVRLASTQPGCQPAQATDAFVLFHFPVTQCGTTVQVIEDRLVYENQLISTIDVQSGPRGSVTRDSVYILHARCIYNATELLPLSLEVAVPPTAAPLAQPGPLQLQLRIATDESYSSYHPDADYPLVKVLRDPIYVEVRLLQKTDPNLVLVLHQCWAAPSTSPAAEPQWPILVDGCPFAGDNYRTQLVPVGPATLQLPFPSHYQRFAISTFAFVDTPSMAVLEGEVYIQCSASVCHLSQPEPCRPSCQVAVPSRARRAAGDRKAAGTLGTVTSRGRIVLPKGPAVGRR is encoded by the exons atggggcagccccacaggaCGCTCCATGCTGTGCTCGGCGCCGAGATGgcctggagctgctccctgctgctgcctctgctgctgctgctgccctcagggctgccctctgccctggcactgctgcgGTACCGTTATGACTGCGGGGACTTCGGCATGCAGCTGCTGGCGTACCCCACGCACGGCCGCACCGTGCGCTTCAAGGTCCTGG ACGAGTTCGGCACCCGCTTCGAAGTGGCCAACTGCTCCATCTGCCTGCACTGGCTCAACGCCGGGGAGGACGGCGGGCTCGTCTTCTCGGCCGGCTACGAGGGCTGCCACGTCCTGGTGAAG GGTGGCCGCTACGTGCTGCgggtgcagctggaggagatgctgctcGGTGGGGTGGTGGCTGCCTCTTACGAGGTGAACATGACGTGCCCGCGGCCGGCTGGCTATGAGGTCCTCAGAGATGAGAACGTGCACGGCCACCGCCAGCCCGACCGGGGCGACGGCGCCCTGACAGGTCACGGTGTCGGTGCCCTCGTCCCCCGGCCACGGCCCGGCCTCCTGCAGCACTTGGCCCATTCTGCCCTGGCCGTCCCCCGCCCCCACGTGCCCCCCAGAGCCCCCCTGGAGCAGGGCCACCCTGTGGCACACGCTCAGCCCGTCCTGGTGCACCcggagctgcagcaccagcctcAGCCCGGCGTGGGGCACCCGAGACCCCCGCCCCAAAACCAGCCTGGGCTGATCCACGCTGGTGGTCAAACCCAGATGGGTCTCATTCATCCAGGTCTTCAGTCCCAAAACCAGCCTGGGCTGGTGCATGCTGGAGGTCAAATCCAACCGGGTGTCCTTCGGCCAGCTCTTCAATCACCAAACCAGCATGGATTAACAAGGCCAGGGAGCGAAACCCATGCGGGTGTCCTTCGCCCAGGTCTTCAGTCCCAAAGCCAGCATGGATTAGCGCACCCAGGGGGTCAAACCCAACCAGGTGTCCTTCGCCCGGGTCTTCAGTCCTTAAACCAGCAGGGATTAACACAGCCAGGGGGTCAAATCCAACAGGGTGTCCTTCGCCCTGGTCTTCAATCCCCAAACCAGCATGGATTAGTACACTCAGGGGGTCAAATCCAACAGGGTGTCCTTCGCCCGGGTCTTCAATCCCAAAACCAGCATGGATTAGTACACCCAGGGGGTCAAATCCAACCAGGTGTCCTTCGCCCTGGTCTTCAGTCCCCAAACCAGCATGGATTAACACGGCCAGGGGGTCAAACCCAACACTCTGTCCTTCGCCCAGGTCTTCAGCTCCAGAACCAGCCTGGGCTGGTGCACGCCGGTGGTCAAACCCAAGCAGGTCTTTTTCACTCAGGTGTCCAGCCCCCAAACCAGCCCAGCCTagtgcagcctgggctgcagcctggcttGATGCACGCCAGCACTCATACCCAAGCAGGGTTTGTCCGCCCGGGCCTGCAGCCCCAAAGCCACCCGGGCTTGCATCTCTCCAGCCTCCAGTCCAACGCCCAGGGCAGCCTCCTGCGCCCCAGCCTCCAGAATCAAGCAGGACTGCTGCAACACAGCCAGCCCCGACCCGGGCTGCTGCGCCCAGGGCTGCCACCACGGCCAGGATTTGtgagctcagggctgcagccccaagCCCATCCGGGGCTGCTACATCCCACGGCTCTCTTCTACCCCTCGGCGGGGGCAG GTGAGCCGCTGACTCGGGAGCAGTGCCAGGTAGCAGCGGGGCGGCTGTCCTGCGTGTCCCCTCCGGGCCGTGACGCCTGCCTGCAGGCGGGCTGCTGCTTCGACGACACGGACCGCGCGACGCCCTGCTATTACGGCAACACAG CCACCGTGCAGTGCCTGCCCGAGGGCCGCTTCGTGCTGGTGGTGCCGCGGGGGCTGTCGGCGCAGCCCTACAACCTGGATAGCGTGCGCCTGGCCAGCACCCAGCCCGGCTGCCAGCCCGCACAGGCCACCGACGCCTTCGTGCTCTTCCACTTCCCCGTCACGCAGTGCGGTACCACCGTGCAG GTGATCGAGGACCGGCTGGTCTATGAGAACCAGCTCATCTCCACCATTGATGTCCAGTCAGGGCCCCGTGGCTCCGTCACACGTGACAGTGTTTACAT CCTCCACGCCCGCTGCATCTACAACGCCACGGAGCTGCTGCCCCTGAGCCTGGAGGTGGCCGTGCcccccactgctgcccctcTGGCACAGCCAGGGCcgctccagctgcagctgcgcATCGCCACCG ACGAGAGCTACAGCTCCTACCACCCCGACGCCGACTACCCGCTGGTGAAGGTGCTGCGGGACCCCATCTACGTGGAGGTGCGGCTGCTGCAGAAGACCGACCCCAAtctggtgctggtgctgcaccagtgctgggcagcccccagcaccagcccGGCAGCCGAACCCCAGTGGCCCATCCTGGTGGACGG GTGTCCCTTTGCTGGGGACAACTATAGGACGCAGCTGGTGCCGGTGGGACCCGCCACGCTGCagctgcccttccccagccaCTACCAGCGCTTCGCCATCTCCACCTTCGCCTTTGTGGACACCCCAtccatggctgtgctggagggagAG GTGTACATCCAGTGCAGCGCCTCGGTGTGCCACCTGTCGCAGCCCGAGCCCTGCCGGCCCTCTTGCCAAGTGGCCGTGCCTTCCC GGGCTCGACGAGCTGCAGGGGACAGGAAGGCAGCGGGCACCTTGGGCACGGTCACCTCCCGGGGACGCATCGTCTTGCCCAAGGGTCCTGCAGTGGGGAGACGCTAA
- the LOC110400838 gene encoding acyl-coenzyme A amino acid N-acyltransferase 2-like isoform X2, with the protein MVEVTVTPRSSLADQAVQVVVCGLAPSQLVTLRAWLTDEHGQRFQPDSLFKRLVKRDVMGSPFLVHLEVFDGLRLVSGQQDEPLAACTAERWYVGPGVQRVPIREGRVRGALLLPPGPGPFPAVIDLFGGAGGLIEFRAGLLASRGFAVLALAFFAYEDLPKGLTQLDLDYFEEATELLLRHPKVRGPGLGVIGVSKGAEVALAMAAFLPQVVATVWINGTSFLYGNPLLYKGLRIPSIPYQTERMLFTELGAVDNSAIFADPRDPACSASAIPVEKIQGKVLFVVGEADRSFNSKLFAQLATARLPQDAYRLLSYPGAGHLIEPPGSPLCSISTLRGTPLPVVWGGEPQPHARAQEHSWQEIVEFLELHLSPAPAIKL; encoded by the exons ATGGTGGAGGTGACGGTGACGCCGCGCTCCTCGCTGGCCGACCAGGCGGTGCAGGTGGTGGTGTGCGGGCTGGCTCCCTCGCAGCTGGTGACGCTGCGCGCCTGGCTGACGGACGAGCACGGCCAGCGCTTCCAA CCCGACAGCCTCTTCAAGAGGCTGGTGAAGCGCGACGTGATGGGCAGCCCTTTCCTCGTCCACCTAGAGGTGTTCGATGGCCTCCGCTTGGTGTCGGGGCAGCAGGACGAGCCTCTGGCCGCCTGCACCGCCGAGCGGTGGTACGTGGGCCCTGGTGTGCAGCGGGTGCCCATCCGCGAGGGGAGGGTGCGGggggccctgctgctgccgccaG gtcCGGGGCCCTTCCCGGCAGTGATCGACCTGTTTGGGGGTGCGGGTGGCCTCATTGAGTTCCGGGCTGGGCTGCTGGCCAGCCGGGGCTTCGCGGTGCTGGCTTTGGCCTTCTTCGCCTACGAGGACCTCCCCAAAGGCCTAACCCAGCTCGACCTGGACTACTTCGAGGAGGCCACCGAGCTGCTCCTGCGGCACCCGAAG GTGCGAGGCCCGGGCCTGGGCGTCATTGGCGTGTCCAAAGGGGCTGAGGTGGCTCTGGCCATGGCCGCCTTCCTGCCGCAAGTGGTGGCCACGGTGTGGATCAACGGCACGTCCTTCCTGTACGGCAACCCGCTGCTCTACAAGGGCCTCCGCATCCCTTCCATCCCCTACCAGACCGAGCGCATGCTCTTCACCGAGCTGGGCGCCGTGGACAACTCGGCCATCTTCGCCGACCCGCGCGACCCAGCCTGCAGCGCCTCGGCCATCCCGGTGGAGAAGATCCAGGGCAAGGTCCTCTTCGTGGTGGGTGAGGCCGATCGCAGCTTCAACAGCAAGCTCTTCGCCCAGCTGGCCACCGCACGCCTGCCGCAAGACGCCTACCGCCTGCTGTCCTACCCGGGGGCCGGCCACCTCATCGAGCCCCCCGGCTCGCccctctgcagcatctccacCCTGCGGGGCACCCCCCTGCCTGTGGTGTGGGGCGGagagccccagccccacgccaGGGCCCAGGAGCACTCGTGGCAGGAGATCGTGGAGTTCCTGGAGCTGCACTTGAGCCCCGCTCCTGCCATCAAGCTGTGA
- the LOC110400838 gene encoding acyl-coenzyme A amino acid N-acyltransferase 2-like isoform X1, which translates to MVEVTVTPRSSLADQAVQVVVCGLAPSQLVTLRAWLTDEHGQRFQARAFYRSDEAGTVDAGRHAALGGNYTGVWPMGLFWFLQPDSLFKRLVKRDVMGSPFLVHLEVFDGLRLVSGQQDEPLAACTAERWYVGPGVQRVPIREGRVRGALLLPPGPGPFPAVIDLFGGAGGLIEFRAGLLASRGFAVLALAFFAYEDLPKGLTQLDLDYFEEATELLLRHPKVRGPGLGVIGVSKGAEVALAMAAFLPQVVATVWINGTSFLYGNPLLYKGLRIPSIPYQTERMLFTELGAVDNSAIFADPRDPACSASAIPVEKIQGKVLFVVGEADRSFNSKLFAQLATARLPQDAYRLLSYPGAGHLIEPPGSPLCSISTLRGTPLPVVWGGEPQPHARAQEHSWQEIVEFLELHLSPAPAIKL; encoded by the exons ATGGTGGAGGTGACGGTGACGCCGCGCTCCTCGCTGGCCGACCAGGCGGTGCAGGTGGTGGTGTGCGGGCTGGCTCCCTCGCAGCTGGTGACGCTGCGCGCCTGGCTGACGGACGAGCACGGCCAGCGCTTCCAAGCGCGTGCCTTCTACCGCTCCGACGAGGCGGGCACGGTGGACGCCGGGCGGCACGCCGCCCTGGGGGGCAACTACACCGGCGTCTGGCCCATGGGGCTCTTCTGGTTCCTGCAGCCCGACAGCCTCTTCAAGAGGCTGGTGAAGCGCGACGTGATGGGCAGCCCTTTCCTCGTCCACCTAGAGGTGTTCGATGGCCTCCGCTTGGTGTCGGGGCAGCAGGACGAGCCTCTGGCCGCCTGCACCGCCGAGCGGTGGTACGTGGGCCCTGGTGTGCAGCGGGTGCCCATCCGCGAGGGGAGGGTGCGGggggccctgctgctgccgccaG gtcCGGGGCCCTTCCCGGCAGTGATCGACCTGTTTGGGGGTGCGGGTGGCCTCATTGAGTTCCGGGCTGGGCTGCTGGCCAGCCGGGGCTTCGCGGTGCTGGCTTTGGCCTTCTTCGCCTACGAGGACCTCCCCAAAGGCCTAACCCAGCTCGACCTGGACTACTTCGAGGAGGCCACCGAGCTGCTCCTGCGGCACCCGAAG GTGCGAGGCCCGGGCCTGGGCGTCATTGGCGTGTCCAAAGGGGCTGAGGTGGCTCTGGCCATGGCCGCCTTCCTGCCGCAAGTGGTGGCCACGGTGTGGATCAACGGCACGTCCTTCCTGTACGGCAACCCGCTGCTCTACAAGGGCCTCCGCATCCCTTCCATCCCCTACCAGACCGAGCGCATGCTCTTCACCGAGCTGGGCGCCGTGGACAACTCGGCCATCTTCGCCGACCCGCGCGACCCAGCCTGCAGCGCCTCGGCCATCCCGGTGGAGAAGATCCAGGGCAAGGTCCTCTTCGTGGTGGGTGAGGCCGATCGCAGCTTCAACAGCAAGCTCTTCGCCCAGCTGGCCACCGCACGCCTGCCGCAAGACGCCTACCGCCTGCTGTCCTACCCGGGGGCCGGCCACCTCATCGAGCCCCCCGGCTCGCccctctgcagcatctccacCCTGCGGGGCACCCCCCTGCCTGTGGTGTGGGGCGGagagccccagccccacgccaGGGCCCAGGAGCACTCGTGGCAGGAGATCGTGGAGTTCCTGGAGCTGCACTTGAGCCCCGCTCCTGCCATCAAGCTGTGA